Below is a genomic region from Cognatiyoonia koreensis.
GAAACCGCAGGATTGCGTTTATACCGCCGCAGAACTGGCCGAAGGCACGATCAAAACGCGCCTGATCGAGGTCGTGCGCGACGTCTTGGTTGCTCCGAAAGATCAGCAAGCAGTCATTGATGCAATGTGTGATCCGACCATTTCCTTGGTGAGCCTGACAGTCACTGAAAAGGGCTATTGCCACGATCCTGCAACCGGTGAACTGAACTGGGACAATCCCGATATCGTCCACGACCTGACGCATGATTTGCCGCGTTCAGCGCCCGGGTTCATTGTGCACGCCCTACAGTCCCGGCGAGCAGCGGGCGTGCCACCATTTACCGTCCTCAGCTGCGATAACCTGTCCGACAATGGAGCATTGATCCGGCGTGTGACACTTGCATTCGCGGAGCAGGTCGATCCTGCTTTGGCCAACTGGATATCAGAGACCTGCGCGTTCCCCGCTACCATGGTCGACCGCATCGTGCCTGCAACGACCGATGTCGATGTTGCCACAGTTACAGGGCTCATCGGATCACACGACGCTGCACCTGTCATGCACGAACCGTTTCGGCAGTGGGTGATCGCTGACTGCTTTCACAATGAAACATTTCCGCCGTTGGACCAAGTCGGGGTTCAATTCGTTTCAGACGTTGCACCTTTCGAAGACATGAAATTACGCATGCTGAACGGAACGCATTCCGCACTGGCCTATCTTGGATACCTCGTTGGACATCGCACCGTGGCAGAAGCAGTGACTGATCCTTTGTTCGCCGACTTCGTGCGACACCTTTGGACGCATGAAATCGGACCGACCGTTGCCGCTCCTGAAGGAACTGACCTTTCGGCTTATGCCGAGACCCTGATGTCTCGCTTTGCCAATCGGGGTGTTGCGCATTCGCTTGGGCAAATCGCGATGGATGGCAGTCAAAAGCTACCGCAACGATTTCTGGCTCCCATCAAAGAAAGGCTTCGTGAAAATCAACGCTGTGACGGGCTGATACTGTGTGTTGCGGCTTGGATGGTTTATGTCTCTGGCCAAGCTGGAAAAATCGACGTGCGCGATCCACTTGCAGAACGACTGAGTTTGGCATCAGCCGACCCTGAAAAATCCGTGGACAACATTCTGGCACTGCGCGAGATTTTCGAACCGGCACTTGCAGAGAAGCTGAAGGTGCCGCTGAACCAGTATTATGCAGACCTGCAGCAGCATGGCGTGCGGGATTGCATCAGAAAGGTGCTCTCATGAAGGAAACATGGCGCTGGTACGGTCAGTTCGACAATGTTTCGCTTGCCGAAGTCCGGCAGACGGGCGCGGCTGGGATCGTGACATCACTGCACGAAATTCCATACGGTGAAGTCTGGCCGCGTGAACGCATTGCGGCGGTTAAGGCCAAGATCATGGCCGCCGGATTGACATGGGATGTCGTCGAAAGCCTGCCGCTGCATGAGGCTTTCAAGAAAGGTGACGCGACTCCAGAGCTTTTTGCAAACTACCGTCAGAGTATGACGAATCTGGCCGCCGAAGGGATCACCACGATTTGCTACAACTTTATGCCATTGCTGGACTGGACACGCACCGACTTGCACGCGCCCGTTCAGGGGGGCGGCACCTGTTTGCGGTTCGAGGCGTCTCGTATGGCAGCATTCGAAATCCATATGCTGGGACGGGATGCGGCGCGGGATGAATACCACCCCGACGCGGTCGCGGAAGGCGATTCATGGTTTCAAGCCTCGGCTGATGACGATCGGGCAGCCCTGTTGGCCGCTATCATGTCGGGACTGCCTGGCGCATTTGACCGTTACGATGTCGTGGAACTGCGCGCCGCGCTCAAAGATTACGCAGGGATCAACAAAGCGGCGCTACGTGCACATTTCAAATTGTTCCTCGAAGGTGTCGTGCCTGCTGCCGAGGACCTTGGCATCAAGTTATGCGTCCATCCTGATGATCCACCGCGCGATATCCTTGGCCTGCCGCGGATCGTATCTGACGCGGACGATATTGCGTGGATCATGGACGTGGTTGATAGCCCTTCAAACGGGTTGACGCTATGTTCCGGATCGCTGGGGGCGAACCCCGAAAACGACGTGCCTGCCATCGCTCGGCAGTTTGGTGAACGCATCCATTTTGCTCATCTACGCAATGTCCGCAAATATCCAGATGGATCGTTCGAGGAAGCACCGCACCTGGATGGCGATACGGACATGGTCGCACTTGTCCGGGTTTTGCTGGACGCTGAAGCAATACGCAGCGTAACGATCCCGTGGCGGCCAGATCATGGGCACGAATTGCTGATGGACAGTGAACGGGCGAACCCGCCGGGATATCCATTGATCGGGCGTCTGCGTGGCCTTGCCGAACTGCGCGGCGTTGCGCGAGCGCTGGAGCACGGCTGATCCGGTGAACGCATGGCGCAGATGCAAGACGTCTTGCATCGCGGACCTTTCTTCTGTGGTCAGATGTTATGGCAGATGGTAAACAATATGCATGTCAGGATTATCCAACCTCATCGATCGCCGCACGAGCGCGGATGTCGTTTTTGACGCGCTCTATGATGAAATTGTTTCACTCCGAATGTTACCTGGTGCCAAAATTTCCGAAGCGGAGATCGCAGCAACTTATGGGGTTTCGCGTCAACCGGTACGCGATGCGTTCCGTCGGCTTGGCAACATGGGCTTTCTTCTGATCAGACCACAAAAGGCGACGGAAATTCAGAAGTTCTCTGTTGCGGCAATCACAAGTGCGCGCTTTCTGCGCACAGCGGTCGAAATCGAAGTTGTGAAGCGTGCCGTGGAGCGTTGGACGGACGGGCAGGCGGCGGCATACCTCGAAAACCTCGCAGAGCAGGATAACGCCGTTCATAACCATGATGCTGACGCGTTTCACGAACTTGATTTCGATTTTCACAGGCAGTTATGCGGTACAGCCGGTGCCGCGTTTGCTTTTGACGATATCATGGAAAGCAAGGCACAGGTCGACCGGCTCTGTTTGCTGTCGATGATGGATAACGACGCGATGGCGACACTTGTCAGTGATCACCGTGCCATCTTCAACTGTCTGAAAGCGCGTGACAGTGTGGCTATCGAAGCTGCGGTACGTCTGCACATGACAAGGCTGGACGGGACGATTAAGCGGGTTCGTGAATCACATCCCGATTACTTTATCTAAATCGACCTGACCCGAAAGGGTCAGACCATCTTGATGACATCCTTGTCGATCGCCAGCATGTAACCCTTGCGGGCGATGTTCTTGATCAGCAGTTCGCTCATCATCTGGTTGCCAAGTGTATCGCGCAGACGTTTGATGCGCGTGGCACCTGCGGCCTCGTCACAATCGGCAGCATCGCGGCCTGAAATAACGCCTTCGATCTCGGCACCGGTCATGACGTCGTCATCCATTCGCGCTTCGGCCAGCACTGACAGGGTTTCTATTGCGGCCTCTGTCAGTTTGAATTCAAAATTGTTAAGGTAAACTGCCTTTTGGTCGCGACTGATTAGCAGCGAATTGACTTCGATCCCCTTGCGTTCAATCTGGCCCATGCGACGGGTCAAGGCAATCAACATGACTAAAAACGCGATCGCGGCAACAAGCATTGCTGTGGCGAAGACAAGCAACACGAATATGACGAAACGATAAGACGACAGTGTATCGGAAAACGCCGTGCCTGATCCGGCAAGGATTTCCAACAACTTGATTTCAGCATTGCTCGTCAGATTGTCGTTCTCAACGAACAGCTGCTCGACGCGCATATTGAATGCGTTTGCGTCTGGCAGATTGATAAACAGCAAGACGGCAGCAATCAGCAGGATCAGCACGATGGCGGCAATGCCCGCAACGACGATCCGGTTACCAATTTCGCGCGCTTCAGTAGCGGAGGTAGTATTCACCCGCACTTTCCTTTCGTTCCTCTAACCCGGCATCATCAAAGACGCCCAGCACATTCAACAATTGCCAGCCATCCGAAGCCAGACGACCTTCAAGCTGCTGTTCGGCAGACTGGACAGAACAGTCACCGTCCACTTCGGCAACGCCGTAATGTAGCCGTAGCGGATCATCCTGCTTTGCCTTGTAGTCCGCGTAACAGGCCGCTTGGGCGGCGCTGCAGGTGATCATCAGGATCATGGTAAGGAATGAAAGTTTCTTCATATCTGCATGTGTCCGGCTTTCGGCCTGATATTCAATATCGAAACACGTTAGCGCGCCTGCAATCGCATAACCATCCCCCGTTATTGTCTGGCGCAGTCCATCGCATCCAATCTTTGTTCATCACCACGAACCTGGAAAGGGAAATACGATGTTCAAGACACTGACCGCGGGTCTGATGGCCCTGACACTCACCTTTACAAGCGCAACATCCGTGCAGGCCCAAGGCCTGACAGAGGAAGATGTGGGCAAGCTGATCTTTGGCCTTCTGGCGACAGCGGCTATCGCGACGGCGATCAAGAACAATCAGGATGACCGTGCAGACCGACCGAACACGCACCAACCGCGCGTCGAACGGCGTCAACCGAAACCACGCGGCGTGATACCCGAACGGCGCAACCCCCGTCACGAACGCCAGCCAAATCGTCGCAATGAAGCACGCACCGTGTTGCCACGTGCTTGCCTCGACAACTTCGAAGGCCGCTTCGGTACGCAGCGGATGTTGAACCGCCGGTGCCTGACCCGCAATTTCGCTTATGCCAATGATCTGCCGCGCCGCTGCGAGGTGCGTGTCTTCACCAACCGCGGACCGCGCAATGGTTTTGATCCGCAATGCCTGCGCCAGCAAGGTTACAGCATTTCGCGCCGCTGATATCGTTTTGACAGGATGGCTGGTCCCCTTTGGCATCTTGTCGACCTGCGGGGCAAAGGGTTCGGATATCACCCTTTGCCCTGCCTTTTTGCTTGAAGCGAATGGTTGCATCTGGTTTCGACCTGGTATGAAACAGCCCGAACCAGATTTCGAATTCGAGACAAACGCCTACAAGCATGGTTTTCTTGCAGTCTGTGGTGTGGATGAGGTCGGACGCGGGCCGCTGGCCGGACCCGTGACCGCTGCTGCGGTAATCCTCGATCCCGCAAATATCCCGGAAGGATTGAACGACAGCAAAAAGCTGTCCGTGAAGAAACGCGAAGCGCTGTTTGACTTGTTGATGATCCAGGCGCATGTCGCGATCGGAGAGGCGTCCGTCGCCGAAATCGACGAGCACAACATCCTGCGCGCATCGCATATGGCGATGGTCAGGGCGATCGCAGGATTGAAGACCAGAGCTGACTACGCCCTGATTGACGGCAACCAGACGCCGCGCGGGCTGACGATCAGATCAGAGACTCTGGTGAAAGGAGACAGCCGCTCTCTGAGCATTGCGGCGGCCTCAATTGTGGCAAAAGTTTGGCGTGACAGATTGATGGTGACTCTCTCGCAACAATATCCGCACTACGGTTGGGAGACGAACGCAGGCTACGGCACAAAAGTTCATCAAGAGGGACTCAAAAGCCACGGTGTAACTCCACATCATCGACGTTCCTTCGCCCCCATACACAACATGTTGTGGCAAGAGAAAAACT
It encodes:
- a CDS encoding mannitol dehydrogenase family protein, whose product is MAGLPDRRRLVPSGAARPTTRIVHLGLGAFFRAHVASYLQDLGGWGVIAVSLRSPDVREKLKPQDCVYTAAELAEGTIKTRLIEVVRDVLVAPKDQQAVIDAMCDPTISLVSLTVTEKGYCHDPATGELNWDNPDIVHDLTHDLPRSAPGFIVHALQSRRAAGVPPFTVLSCDNLSDNGALIRRVTLAFAEQVDPALANWISETCAFPATMVDRIVPATTDVDVATVTGLIGSHDAAPVMHEPFRQWVIADCFHNETFPPLDQVGVQFVSDVAPFEDMKLRMLNGTHSALAYLGYLVGHRTVAEAVTDPLFADFVRHLWTHEIGPTVAAPEGTDLSAYAETLMSRFANRGVAHSLGQIAMDGSQKLPQRFLAPIKERLRENQRCDGLILCVAAWMVYVSGQAGKIDVRDPLAERLSLASADPEKSVDNILALREIFEPALAEKLKVPLNQYYADLQQHGVRDCIRKVLS
- the uxuA gene encoding mannonate dehydratase — encoded protein: MKETWRWYGQFDNVSLAEVRQTGAAGIVTSLHEIPYGEVWPRERIAAVKAKIMAAGLTWDVVESLPLHEAFKKGDATPELFANYRQSMTNLAAEGITTICYNFMPLLDWTRTDLHAPVQGGGTCLRFEASRMAAFEIHMLGRDAARDEYHPDAVAEGDSWFQASADDDRAALLAAIMSGLPGAFDRYDVVELRAALKDYAGINKAALRAHFKLFLEGVVPAAEDLGIKLCVHPDDPPRDILGLPRIVSDADDIAWIMDVVDSPSNGLTLCSGSLGANPENDVPAIARQFGERIHFAHLRNVRKYPDGSFEEAPHLDGDTDMVALVRVLLDAEAIRSVTIPWRPDHGHELLMDSERANPPGYPLIGRLRGLAELRGVARALEHG
- a CDS encoding GntR family transcriptional regulator, which codes for MSGLSNLIDRRTSADVVFDALYDEIVSLRMLPGAKISEAEIAATYGVSRQPVRDAFRRLGNMGFLLIRPQKATEIQKFSVAAITSARFLRTAVEIEVVKRAVERWTDGQAAAYLENLAEQDNAVHNHDADAFHELDFDFHRQLCGTAGAAFAFDDIMESKAQVDRLCLLSMMDNDAMATLVSDHRAIFNCLKARDSVAIEAAVRLHMTRLDGTIKRVRESHPDYFI
- a CDS encoding winged helix-turn-helix domain-containing protein — translated: MRVNTTSATEAREIGNRIVVAGIAAIVLILLIAAVLLFINLPDANAFNMRVEQLFVENDNLTSNAEIKLLEILAGSGTAFSDTLSSYRFVIFVLLVFATAMLVAAIAFLVMLIALTRRMGQIERKGIEVNSLLISRDQKAVYLNNFEFKLTEAAIETLSVLAEARMDDDVMTGAEIEGVISGRDAADCDEAAGATRIKRLRDTLGNQMMSELLIKNIARKGYMLAIDKDVIKMV
- a CDS encoding ribonuclease HII, which encodes MKQPEPDFEFETNAYKHGFLAVCGVDEVGRGPLAGPVTAAAVILDPANIPEGLNDSKKLSVKKREALFDLLMIQAHVAIGEASVAEIDEHNILRASHMAMVRAIAGLKTRADYALIDGNQTPRGLTIRSETLVKGDSRSLSIAAASIVAKVWRDRLMVTLSQQYPHYGWETNAGYGTKVHQEGLKSHGVTPHHRRSFAPIHNMLWQEKNLSR